A region of the Gammaproteobacteria bacterium genome:
CATCGGTCCCTCGGGCTGCGGCAAATCCACCCTGCTCCGGAGCTGCAACCGCATCAACGAGCGGCTCGGCTACGTCCGAACCACGGGAAGCATCGAGATTCTGGGCCAGGACATCTACGCGCCGGAGGTAGAGCTGGTGCAGGTGCGCAAGCAGGTGGGGATGGTGTTTCAGCGTCCCAATCCCCTGCCGCTCTCCATCCGCGACAACGTGAGCTTCGGCCACCGGCTGCACGCCCGCGGCCACCGCGTCTCGCGCGCGCGCAGGCAGGAACTGGTCGAGGATGCCCTGCGCAAGGTGCTGCTCTGGGACTCGGTCAAGGATCGGCTCGACACCCTGGCCACCGAGCTGTCGCTCGAGGAGCAGCAGAAGCTCTGCATCGCGCGGTTGCTCCCGGTGAAGCCCGCCGTGCTGCTCATGGACGAACCGTGCTCGGCGCTCGATCCCAAGGGCACGGCGGCCGTGGAGGAGCTCATCTGGGAGCTGAGGGGCGAGTTCACGATCCTGATCGTGACCCACAACATGGCCCAGGCGCGGCGAGCCAGCGAGGAGACCGTGTTCATGCTGATCGGCAAGTTGATCGAGCACGGCCGTACGGAGGACGTCTTCCTGAACCCGCAGCACCGCCAGACCGCCGATTACATCGAGGGGCGCTACGGCTGATCGCCGTGCGGCGGGGCGCGGATGGCCCCGCGAGAGAGGATACGCCCGACAGGATTCGAACCTGTGGCCTCTGCCTCCGGAGGGCAGCGCTCTATCCAGCTGAGCTACGGGCGCGTGTCGCGGCCAATGCCGGCTGCTCCCCCGCGGCGGAGCGCACGGAATAAGCCGAGTTCTGTCC
Encoded here:
- a CDS encoding phosphate ABC transporter ATP-binding protein; the protein is MAEPAAAPAPAAIATRGLNLWYGDFQALFDVNLHVKQGIITSLIGPSGCGKSTLLRSCNRINERLGYVRTTGSIEILGQDIYAPEVELVQVRKQVGMVFQRPNPLPLSIRDNVSFGHRLHARGHRVSRARRQELVEDALRKVLLWDSVKDRLDTLATELSLEEQQKLCIARLLPVKPAVLLMDEPCSALDPKGTAAVEELIWELRGEFTILIVTHNMAQARRASEETVFMLIGKLIEHGRTEDVFLNPQHRQTADYIEGRYG